A genomic window from Thunnus maccoyii chromosome 2, fThuMac1.1, whole genome shotgun sequence includes:
- the LOC121883032 gene encoding uncharacterized protein LOC121883032 isoform X4, which produces MEKSLVSMGPDLTTGMHMQMLNLFVSDNAVISIEVLEGENVTLDTGVKELQKDRKVMWTQGPDFVGELIAQWKNNITSIDESFKGVLLLNPHTGSLTFIRVTKNYAGVYCVKLLWGDDPHILRQFSIKVFEPVPIPHISSAQANITKPLLNDGSCHINCSVRNAPELTLFWYSRGKKINQTSNPDISTNLSLPLVIQNEGMYSCMAANPVSNETIHVNSTEWCPPHATDSSTMWSIIGGAVLIGLVISISYWCRQIRYQGA; this is translated from the exons ATGGAGAAGTCACTCGTGTCAATGGGACCAGATTTGACAACAG GAATGCATATGCAAATGTTAAACCTCTTTGTCAGTG ataatGCTGTCATTTCTATTGAAGTTCTGGAGGGGGAAAATGTTACTCTGGACACTGGAGTAAAGGAACTACAGAAAGATCGTAAAGTCATGTGGACACAGGGTCCAGATTTTGTTGGCGAGCTGATAGCTCAGTGGAAGAACAATATCACCTCTATTGATGAAAGCTTCAAGGGTGTTCTGCTGCTGAACCCACACACTGGATCCCTCACCTTTATCAGAGTGACAAAAAACTATGCTGGGGTTTACTGTGTCAAGTTACTGTGGGGTGACGATCCACACATACTGAGACAATTTTCAATTAAAGTCTTTG AACCGGTTCCCATTCCACACATCAGTTCAGCACAGGCCAATATTACAAAACCCTTGCTGAATGACGGGAGCTGCCACATTAACTGTTCTGTGAGGAATGCACCTGAACTTACACTGTTCTGGTACAGCAGagggaagaaaataaatcagaccAGCAACCCAGACATCTCCACTaacctctccctccctctggtGATCCAGAATGAAGGCATGTACAGCTGCATGGCAGCCAACCCAGTCAGTAATGAGACAATCCATGTCAACTCCACAGAGTGGTGTCCACCTCATGCTACAG atTCTAGCACAATGTGGTCGATTATTGGAGGGGCTGTATTGATTGGACTGGTCATATCCATATCATATTGGTGCAGGCAAATAAGATACCAAGGAGCATAG
- the LOC121883032 gene encoding uncharacterized protein LOC121883032 isoform X2, protein MKRVGETVTLYANKSWQNSGNFLWTFGHHTPIKAITIVTNGEVTRVNGTRFDNRLHTDVENGSITISNLTINDSGIFNAQFFLETGMHMQMLNLFVSDNAVISIEVLEGENVTLDTGVKELQKDRKVMWTQGPDFVGELIAQWKNNITSIDESFKGVLLLNPHTGSLTFIRVTKNYAGVYCVKLLWGDDPHILRQFSIKVFEPVPIPHISSAQANITKPLLNDGSCHINCSVRNAPELTLFWYSRGKKINQTSNPDISTNLSLPLVIQNEGMYSCMAANPVSNETIHVNSTEWCPPHATDSSTMWSIIGGAVLIGLVISISYWCRQIRYQGA, encoded by the exons ACCCTGTACGCCAACAAATCATGGCAAAATTCAGGGAATTTTCTTTGGACCTTTGGGCACCACACCCCCATCAAGGCAATTACTATTGTCACTAATGGAGAAGTCACTCGTGTCAATGGGACCAGATTTGACAACAGGTTACACACAGATGTAGAAAATGGATCAATCACCATCTCTAACCTCACCATCAATGACAGCGGAATATTTAATGCTCAGTTTTTTCTGGAAACAGGAATGCATATGCAAATGTTAAACCTCTTTGTCAGTG ataatGCTGTCATTTCTATTGAAGTTCTGGAGGGGGAAAATGTTACTCTGGACACTGGAGTAAAGGAACTACAGAAAGATCGTAAAGTCATGTGGACACAGGGTCCAGATTTTGTTGGCGAGCTGATAGCTCAGTGGAAGAACAATATCACCTCTATTGATGAAAGCTTCAAGGGTGTTCTGCTGCTGAACCCACACACTGGATCCCTCACCTTTATCAGAGTGACAAAAAACTATGCTGGGGTTTACTGTGTCAAGTTACTGTGGGGTGACGATCCACACATACTGAGACAATTTTCAATTAAAGTCTTTG AACCGGTTCCCATTCCACACATCAGTTCAGCACAGGCCAATATTACAAAACCCTTGCTGAATGACGGGAGCTGCCACATTAACTGTTCTGTGAGGAATGCACCTGAACTTACACTGTTCTGGTACAGCAGagggaagaaaataaatcagaccAGCAACCCAGACATCTCCACTaacctctccctccctctggtGATCCAGAATGAAGGCATGTACAGCTGCATGGCAGCCAACCCAGTCAGTAATGAGACAATCCATGTCAACTCCACAGAGTGGTGTCCACCTCATGCTACAG atTCTAGCACAATGTGGTCGATTATTGGAGGGGCTGTATTGATTGGACTGGTCATATCCATATCATATTGGTGCAGGCAAATAAGATACCAAGGAGCATAG